The Ananas comosus cultivar F153 linkage group 2, ASM154086v1, whole genome shotgun sequence genome contains a region encoding:
- the LOC109706885 gene encoding temperature-induced lipocalin-1, translating into MAGGKKSKDSGSEMRVVRGLDLERYMGRWYEIAAFPSFFQPKDGRCTRATYALEADGKTVRVLNETWSGGKRDYIEGTAYKADPASDEAKLKVKFYLPPFLPIIPVVGDYWVLYVDDDYQYALVGQPSRKYLWILCRQTHMDDEVYNQLVERAKEEGYDVSKLRKTPQSDPPPENAPTDKGFWWIKSLFGK; encoded by the exons atggcGGGAGGGAAGAAGAGTAAGGATAGTGGTAGTGAGATGAGGGTGGTGCGGGGGCTGGACTTGGAGCGGTACATGGGGAGGTGGTACGAGATCGCCGCCTTCCCGTCGTTCTTCCAGCCGAAGGACGGGCGGTGCACGCGGGCGACGTACGCGCTGGAGGCGGACGGGAAGACGGTGCGGGTGCTGAACGAGACGTGGAGCGGCGGGAAGCGCGACTACATCGAGGGCACGGCGTACAAGGCCGACCCGGCCAGCGACGAGGCCAAGCTGAAGGTCAAGTTCTACCTGCCCCCCTTCCTCCCCATCATCCCCGTCGTCGGCGACTACTGGGTGCTCTACGTCGACGACGACTACCAGTACGCCCTCGTCGGCCAGCCCTCCCGCAAGTACCTCTGG ATACTATGCAGGCAAACTCACATGGATGATGAGGTATACAACCAGCTTGTGGAGAGGGCTAAAGAGGAAGGCTATGATGTGAGCAAGCTGCGCAAGACCCCGCAGTCGGACCCGCCGCCGGAGAATGCTCCTACTGACAAGGGATTCTGGTGGATCAAGTCCCTCTTTGGCAAATAA